The following coding sequences lie in one Lacerta agilis isolate rLacAgi1 chromosome 4, rLacAgi1.pri, whole genome shotgun sequence genomic window:
- the LOC117045825 gene encoding gem-associated protein 6-like → MTEWQRKTPLEWLTYVNKEIEVLAAEKQKYKGWVLTVDPVSANILQANLLENGKVSISGILGHTVQEVKVLSEASDAMKEKPAHLFMPGESQTYNQEELEDKKNSFKNWLEKNHIPVREQGESQTTLCVAGVLTIDPPYGPEDCNSSNEIILSRVQGLIQSYPGLQQ, encoded by the coding sequence ATGACTGAATGGCAGAGGAAGACACCTTTGGAATGGTTGACTTATGTGAATAAAGAAATTGAAGTTCTGGCTGCTGAGAAACAGAAGTATAAAGGATGGGTTTTAACAGTCGATCCAGTGTCTGCCAACATTCTCCAGGCAAATCTACTTGAGAATGGAAAAGTGTCTATTTCAGGCATCTTGGGGCACACAGTGCAAGAGGTGAAGGTATTGTCTGAAGCGTCTGATGCTATGAAAGAGAAACCTGCTCACCTATTCATGCCTGGAGAAAGCCAAACCTACAATCAAGAGGAGCTAGAGGACAAGAAAAACAGCTTTAAGAACTGGTTAGAGAAAAACCATATTCCTGTAAGGGAGCAAGGAGAGTCACAAACAACACTCTGTGTTGCAGGGGTGTTGACTATTGACCCACCGTATGGACCAGAGGATTGCAACAGTTCCAATGAAATAATTTTGTCTCGAGTTCAAGGGTTGATACAAAGTTATCCTGGCCTCCAGCAATGA